A window of the Microtus pennsylvanicus isolate mMicPen1 chromosome 4, mMicPen1.hap1, whole genome shotgun sequence genome harbors these coding sequences:
- the Sall3 gene encoding sal-like protein 3 isoform X1 — MSRRKQAKPQHLKSDEELPPQDGASEHGVPGDGAEDGESGSESKSGSEETSVCEKCCAEFFKWADFLQHKKTCTKNPLVLIVHDDETAPPSEDFPEPSPASSPSDRTESEVAEEVAPTEGSEVKAPAKEAEPMDVEASTDKGPPGPGVPPPPPALPPQPEPVAFSMPSTNVTLETLLSTKVAVAQFSQGARAGGTAGAGGTVGAVAIPMILEQLVALQQQQIHQLQLIEQIRSQVALMSRQPGPPLKPSASAPGTASVQLQGLAPHTALQLSTGPTTASAGSGSTLPAPFDGSQHLSQPASGTSTPCSTGAAPTESGAHPACSTGPAPGVVAAASSTVGNTVQPQNASTPPALGPGPLLSSASNLPNPLLPQTSSSSVIFPNPLVSIAATANALDPLSALMKHRKGKPPNVSVFEPKASAEDPFFKHKCRFCAKVFGSDSALQIHLRSHTGERPFKCNICGNRFSTKGNLKVHFQRHKEKYPHIQMNPYPVPEYLDNVPTCSGIPYGMSLPPEKPVTTWLDSKPVLPTVPTSVGLQLPPTVPGTHSYTDSPSITPISRSPQRPSPASSECTSLSPGLNNTEAGIPVRPESPQPLLGGPSATKTEPVSLPCTSTRTGDAPVVGGQVSGLPTSTATTVTDSTCASLGSPGLPAVSDQFKAQFPFGGLLDSMQTSETSKLQQLVENIDKKMTDPNQCVICHRVLSCQSALKMHYRTHTGERPFKCKICGRAFTTKGNLKTHFGVHRAKPPLRVQHSCPICQKKFTNAVVLQQHIRMHMGGQIPNTPLPEGLQEAMDAELPFDEKNAETLSSFDDDLDENSMEEDSELKDTASESSKPLLSYSGSCPPSPPSVISSIAALENQMKMIDSVMNCQQLASLKSVENGSGESDRLSNDSSSAVGDLESRSAGSPALSESSSSQALSPAHSNGESFRSKSPGLGHQEDPQEIPLKTERLESPPPGPGNGGALDLTAGHPGRPLIKEEAPFSLLFLSRERGKCVSTVCGVCGKPFACKSALEIHHRSHTKERPFVCTVCRRGCSTMGNLKQHLLTHKLKELPSQFDSDFTLGPSHSTPSLASSPAPTMIKMEVNGHSKAIALGEGPALPAGVQVPTGPQTVMSPSLAPMLAPPPRRTPKQHNCQSCGKTFSSASALQIHERTHTGEKPFGCTICGRAFTTKGNLKVHMGTHMWNNAPARRGRRLSVENPMALLGGDALKFSEMFQKDLAARAMNVDPSFWNQYAAAITNGLAMKNNEISVIQNGGIPQLPVSLGGGAIPPLGAMAGGVDKTRTGSSPPIVSLDKTSSETGASRPFTRFIEDNKEIGIN, encoded by the exons GCGTCCCCGGGGACGGTGCTGAGGACGGGGAGAGCGGCAGTGAGAGCAAGAGCGGCAGCGAGGAGACCAGCGTGTGTGAGAAGTGTTGTGCAGAGTTCTTCAAGTGGGCAGACTTCCTGCAGCACAAGAAGACCTGTACTAAGAACCCACTGGTGCTGATCGTGCATGACGATGAGACAGCGCCGCCCTCCGAGGActttccagaaccttctcccGCCAGCTCGCCCAGCGACCGCACTGAGAGtgaggtggctgaggaggtggcaCCCACGGAGGGCAGCGAGGTGAAGGCTCCAGCAAAGGAGGCTGAGCCCATGGATGTGGAGGCATCAACGGACAAGGGCCCTCCAGGCCCAGGTGTGCCCCCACCGCCACCTGCACTGCCACCACAACCGGAACCCGTGGCCTTCAGCATGCCTAGCACCAATGTGACTCTGGAGACGCTGCTCAGCACCAAGGTGGCGGTGGCACAATTCTCCCAGGGTGCACGTGCGGGCGGCACGGCAGGCGCCGGTGGCACCGTGGGCGCTGTGGCCATCCCCATGATCCTAGAGCAGCTGGTGGcactgcagcagcagcagatcCACCAGCTCCAGCTCATTGAGCAGATCCGCAGCCAGGTGGCCCTGATGAGCCGCCAGCCCGGGCCTCCACTGAAGCCCTCGGCCAGTGCCCCTGGCACCGCCTCGGTACAGCTGCAGGGCCTGGCTCCGCACACAGCTCTCCAGCTTTCCACTGGACCCACCACTGCCTCTGCTGGCTCAGGCTCCACCCTCCCAGCGCCCTTCGATGGCTCCCAGCACCTGTCTCAGCCTGCGTCTGGCACAAGCACTCCCTGCAGCACCGGTGCTGCCCCCACCGAATCTGGGGCACACCCCGCCTGCAGCACTGGCCCTGCTCCGGGAGTCGTGGCCGCAGCATCCAGCACAGTGGGCAACACAGTGCAGCCCCAGAATGCATCTACGCCCCCGGCCCTGGGTCCCGGGCCTctcctcagctcagcctccaATCTGCCAAACCCTCTGCTACCTCAGACTTCCTCCAGCAGTGTCATCTTCCCCAACCCCCTGGTGAGCATCGCGGCCACAGCCAATGCCCTGGACCCGCTGTCGGCTCTCATGAAACACCGCAAGGGCAAACCCCCTAATGTGTCAGTGTTCGAGCCCAAGGCCAGTGCCGAGGACCCTTTCTTTAAGCACAAGTGTAGGTTCTGTGCCAAGGTCTTCGGCAGCGACAGCGCCCTGCAGATTCACTTGCGTTCCCACACTGGGGAGCGGCCCTTCAAATGCAACATCTGCGGGAACCGCTTCTCCACCAAGGGCAACCTTAAAGTCCACTTCCAGCGGCACAAGGAGAAGTACCCCCACATCCAGATGAACCCCTATCCTGTCCCAGAATACCTCGACAACGTGCCCACCTGCTCCGGCATTCCCTATGGCATGTCCCTGCCCCCAGAGAAGCCAGTGACCACCTggctggacagcaagccagtGCTGCCCACTGTGCCCACATCAGTAGGGCTGCAGCTACCCCCAACTGTCCCTGGCACCCACAGCTACACCGACTCCCCCAGCATCACCCCCATCAGCCGTTCCCCACAGAGGCCCTCTCCAGCATCCAGCGAATGTACCTCTCTGTCTCCAGGCCTCAACAATACTGAGGCTGGTATCCCAGTGAGGCCGGAGTCACCCCAGCCGCTCCTCGGTGGGCCTTCAGCTACTAAAACGGAGCCGGTCAGCCTGCCTTGCACTAGTACAAGGACGGGGGATGCCCCTGTGGTGGGCGGGCAGGTCAGTGGACTGCCCACTTCAACTGCCACCACTGTCACAGACAGCACCTGTGCAAGCCTCGGGAGCCCCGGTCTTCCGGCTGTTTCTGACCAGTTCAAGGCCCAGTTTCCTTTCGGCGGGCTGCTTGACTCTATGCAAACGTCAGAGACCTCGAAACTGCAGCAGCTGGTGGAGAACATCGATAAGAAGATGACTGACCCAAACCAGTGCGTCATCTGCCACCGCGTGCTGAGCTGCCAGAGCGCCCTGAAGATGCACTACAGGACACACACCGGGGAGCGGCCCTTCAAGTGCAAGATCTGTGGGCGCGCCTTCACCACCAAGGGCAACCTGAAGACACACTTCGGGGTGCACCGTGCAAAGCCCCCACTCCGAGTGCAGCACTCGTGCCCCATCTGCCAGAAGAAGTTCACCAACGCCGTGGTGCTGCAGCAGCACATCCGCATGCACATGGGAGGGCAGATCCCAAACACGCCGCTGCCCGAGGGCCTGCAGGAGGCCATGGATGCCGAACTGCCCTTTGACGAAAAGAATGCAGAGACCCTCAGCAGCTTCGACGATGACCTTGATGAGAACTCCATGGAGGAGGACTCAGAGCTGAAGGACACGGCCAGCGAGTCATCTAAACCACTTCTCTCCTATTCGGGGTCCTGTCCGCCCTCACCCCCATCTGTCATCTCCAGCATTGCTGCCCTCGAGAATCAGATGAAAATGATCGACTCGGTCATGAACTGTCAGCAGCTGGCCAGCTTGAAATCAGTGGAAAACGGGTCTGGGGAAAGTGACCGCTTGAGCAATGATTCCTCATCCGCGGTAGGTGACCTGGAGAGCCGCAGTGCAGGCAGCCCCGCTCTGTCTGAGTCCTCATCCTCCCAGGCTCTGTCGCCAGCTCACAGTAATGGTGAGAGCTTCCGTTCCAAGTCACCAGGTCTTGGCCACCAGGAGGATCCCCAGGAGATCCCACTGAAGACTGAAAGGCTGGAGAGCCCACCCCCCGGCCCAGGAAATGGAGGTGCCCTGGACCTGACAGCGGGCCACCCTGGGCGGCCACTCATCAAGGAGGAGGCCCCTTTCAGCCTGCTGTTCCTGAGCAGAGAGCGGGGTAAGTGTGTGAGcactgtgtgtggtgtctgtggcaAGCCCTTTGCTTGCAAAAGCGCGTTGGAAATCCACCACCGCAGCCATACCAAGGAGCGGCCATTCGTCTGCACGGTCTGCAGGCGAGGCTGCTCCACTATGGGTAACTTAAAGCAGCACTTACTGACACACAAGTTGAAAGAGCTGCCTTCTCAGTTTGACTCCGACTTTACTCTAGGTCCCAGCCACAGCACACCTAGCCTGGCCTCCAGCCCTGCGCCCACCATGATCAAAATGGAAGTGAACGGTCACAGCAAGGCCATCGCACTGGGTGAGGGCCCAGCCCTACCAGCTGGAGTCCAGGTCCCCACTGGGCCCCAGACAGTGATGAGCCCTAGCCTGGCTCCCATGCTGGCACCCCCACCACGACGAACACCCAAGCAACACAACTGTCAGTCATGTGGGAAGACCTTCTCCTCCGCCAGTGCCCTGCAGATCCATGAACGCACCCACACTGGGGAGAAGCCCTTCGGTTGCACCATCTGCGGCAGGGCCTTCACCACCAAGGGCAATCTCAAG GTACACATGGGCACCCACATGTGGAACAATGCACCTGCAAGGCGTGGCCGCCGCCTGTCTGTGGAAAACCCCATGGCCCTGCTCGGTGGTGACGCTCTGAAGTTCTCTGAGATGTTCCAGAAGGACCTGGCGGCTCGGGCCATGAACGTTGACCCCAGCTTTTGGAACCAGTATGCCGCTGCCATCACCAATGGACTTGCCATGAAGAACAATGAGATTTCTGTCATCCAGAATGGAGGCATTCCTCAGCTCCCAGTAAGTCTAGGCGGAGGTGCCATCCCGCCTTTGGGTGCCATGGCTGGTGGGGTGGACAAGACGCGCACTGGCAGTAGCCCGCCCATTGTCAGCTTGGACAAAACAAGCTCAGAGACGGGAGCCAGCCGGCCATTCACAAGGTTCATTGAGGATAACAAGGAGATTGGAATAAACTAG
- the Sall3 gene encoding sal-like protein 3 isoform X2 translates to MSRRKQAKPQHLKSDEELPPQDGASEHGVPGDGAEDGESGSESKSGSEETSVCEKCCAEFFKWADFLQHKKTCTKNPLVLIVHDDETAPPSEDFPEPSPASSPSDRTESEVAEEVAPTEGSEVKAPAKEAEPMDVEASTDKGPPGPGVPPPPPALPPQPEPVAFSMPSTNVTLETLLSTKVAVAQFSQGARAGGTAGAGGTVGAVAIPMILEQLVALQQQQIHQLQLIEQIRSQVALMSRQPGPPLKPSASAPGTASVQLQGLAPHTALQLSTGPTTASAGSGSTLPAPFDGSQHLSQPASGTSTPCSTGAAPTESGAHPACSTGPAPGVVAAASSTVGNTVQPQNASTPPALGPGPLLSSASNLPNPLLPQTSSSSVIFPNPLVSIAATANALDPLSALMKHRKGKPPNVSVFEPKASAEDPFFKHKCRFCAKVFGSDSALQIHLRSHTGERPFKCNICGNRFSTKGNLKVHFQRHKEKYPHIQMNPYPVPEYLDNVPTCSGIPYGMSLPPEKPVTTWLDSKPVLPTVPTSVGLQLPPTVPGTHSYTDSPSITPISRSPQRPSPASSECTSLSPGLNNTEAGIPVRPESPQPLLGGPSATKTEPVSLPCTSTRTGDAPVVGGQVSGLPTSTATTVTDSTCASLGSPGLPAVSDQFKAQFPFGGLLDSMQTSETSKLQQLVENIDKKMTDPNQCVICHRVLSCQSALKMHYRTHTGERPFKCKICGRAFTTKGNLKTHFGVHRAKPPLRVQHSCPICQKKFTNAVVLQQHIRMHMGGQIPNTPLPEGLQEAMDAELPFDEKNAETLSSFDDDLDENSMEEDSELKDTASESSKPLLSYSGSCPPSPPSVISSIAALENQMKMIDSVMNCQQLASLKSVENGSGESDRLSNDSSSAVGDLESRSAGSPALSESSSSQALSPAHSNGESFRSKSPGLGHQEDPQEIPLKTERLESPPPGPGNGGALDLTAGHPGRPLIKEEAPFSLLFLSRERGPSHSTPSLASSPAPTMIKMEVNGHSKAIALGEGPALPAGVQVPTGPQTVMSPSLAPMLAPPPRRTPKQHNCQSCGKTFSSASALQIHERTHTGEKPFGCTICGRAFTTKGNLKVHMGTHMWNNAPARRGRRLSVENPMALLGGDALKFSEMFQKDLAARAMNVDPSFWNQYAAAITNGLAMKNNEISVIQNGGIPQLPVSLGGGAIPPLGAMAGGVDKTRTGSSPPIVSLDKTSSETGASRPFTRFIEDNKEIGIN, encoded by the exons GCGTCCCCGGGGACGGTGCTGAGGACGGGGAGAGCGGCAGTGAGAGCAAGAGCGGCAGCGAGGAGACCAGCGTGTGTGAGAAGTGTTGTGCAGAGTTCTTCAAGTGGGCAGACTTCCTGCAGCACAAGAAGACCTGTACTAAGAACCCACTGGTGCTGATCGTGCATGACGATGAGACAGCGCCGCCCTCCGAGGActttccagaaccttctcccGCCAGCTCGCCCAGCGACCGCACTGAGAGtgaggtggctgaggaggtggcaCCCACGGAGGGCAGCGAGGTGAAGGCTCCAGCAAAGGAGGCTGAGCCCATGGATGTGGAGGCATCAACGGACAAGGGCCCTCCAGGCCCAGGTGTGCCCCCACCGCCACCTGCACTGCCACCACAACCGGAACCCGTGGCCTTCAGCATGCCTAGCACCAATGTGACTCTGGAGACGCTGCTCAGCACCAAGGTGGCGGTGGCACAATTCTCCCAGGGTGCACGTGCGGGCGGCACGGCAGGCGCCGGTGGCACCGTGGGCGCTGTGGCCATCCCCATGATCCTAGAGCAGCTGGTGGcactgcagcagcagcagatcCACCAGCTCCAGCTCATTGAGCAGATCCGCAGCCAGGTGGCCCTGATGAGCCGCCAGCCCGGGCCTCCACTGAAGCCCTCGGCCAGTGCCCCTGGCACCGCCTCGGTACAGCTGCAGGGCCTGGCTCCGCACACAGCTCTCCAGCTTTCCACTGGACCCACCACTGCCTCTGCTGGCTCAGGCTCCACCCTCCCAGCGCCCTTCGATGGCTCCCAGCACCTGTCTCAGCCTGCGTCTGGCACAAGCACTCCCTGCAGCACCGGTGCTGCCCCCACCGAATCTGGGGCACACCCCGCCTGCAGCACTGGCCCTGCTCCGGGAGTCGTGGCCGCAGCATCCAGCACAGTGGGCAACACAGTGCAGCCCCAGAATGCATCTACGCCCCCGGCCCTGGGTCCCGGGCCTctcctcagctcagcctccaATCTGCCAAACCCTCTGCTACCTCAGACTTCCTCCAGCAGTGTCATCTTCCCCAACCCCCTGGTGAGCATCGCGGCCACAGCCAATGCCCTGGACCCGCTGTCGGCTCTCATGAAACACCGCAAGGGCAAACCCCCTAATGTGTCAGTGTTCGAGCCCAAGGCCAGTGCCGAGGACCCTTTCTTTAAGCACAAGTGTAGGTTCTGTGCCAAGGTCTTCGGCAGCGACAGCGCCCTGCAGATTCACTTGCGTTCCCACACTGGGGAGCGGCCCTTCAAATGCAACATCTGCGGGAACCGCTTCTCCACCAAGGGCAACCTTAAAGTCCACTTCCAGCGGCACAAGGAGAAGTACCCCCACATCCAGATGAACCCCTATCCTGTCCCAGAATACCTCGACAACGTGCCCACCTGCTCCGGCATTCCCTATGGCATGTCCCTGCCCCCAGAGAAGCCAGTGACCACCTggctggacagcaagccagtGCTGCCCACTGTGCCCACATCAGTAGGGCTGCAGCTACCCCCAACTGTCCCTGGCACCCACAGCTACACCGACTCCCCCAGCATCACCCCCATCAGCCGTTCCCCACAGAGGCCCTCTCCAGCATCCAGCGAATGTACCTCTCTGTCTCCAGGCCTCAACAATACTGAGGCTGGTATCCCAGTGAGGCCGGAGTCACCCCAGCCGCTCCTCGGTGGGCCTTCAGCTACTAAAACGGAGCCGGTCAGCCTGCCTTGCACTAGTACAAGGACGGGGGATGCCCCTGTGGTGGGCGGGCAGGTCAGTGGACTGCCCACTTCAACTGCCACCACTGTCACAGACAGCACCTGTGCAAGCCTCGGGAGCCCCGGTCTTCCGGCTGTTTCTGACCAGTTCAAGGCCCAGTTTCCTTTCGGCGGGCTGCTTGACTCTATGCAAACGTCAGAGACCTCGAAACTGCAGCAGCTGGTGGAGAACATCGATAAGAAGATGACTGACCCAAACCAGTGCGTCATCTGCCACCGCGTGCTGAGCTGCCAGAGCGCCCTGAAGATGCACTACAGGACACACACCGGGGAGCGGCCCTTCAAGTGCAAGATCTGTGGGCGCGCCTTCACCACCAAGGGCAACCTGAAGACACACTTCGGGGTGCACCGTGCAAAGCCCCCACTCCGAGTGCAGCACTCGTGCCCCATCTGCCAGAAGAAGTTCACCAACGCCGTGGTGCTGCAGCAGCACATCCGCATGCACATGGGAGGGCAGATCCCAAACACGCCGCTGCCCGAGGGCCTGCAGGAGGCCATGGATGCCGAACTGCCCTTTGACGAAAAGAATGCAGAGACCCTCAGCAGCTTCGACGATGACCTTGATGAGAACTCCATGGAGGAGGACTCAGAGCTGAAGGACACGGCCAGCGAGTCATCTAAACCACTTCTCTCCTATTCGGGGTCCTGTCCGCCCTCACCCCCATCTGTCATCTCCAGCATTGCTGCCCTCGAGAATCAGATGAAAATGATCGACTCGGTCATGAACTGTCAGCAGCTGGCCAGCTTGAAATCAGTGGAAAACGGGTCTGGGGAAAGTGACCGCTTGAGCAATGATTCCTCATCCGCGGTAGGTGACCTGGAGAGCCGCAGTGCAGGCAGCCCCGCTCTGTCTGAGTCCTCATCCTCCCAGGCTCTGTCGCCAGCTCACAGTAATGGTGAGAGCTTCCGTTCCAAGTCACCAGGTCTTGGCCACCAGGAGGATCCCCAGGAGATCCCACTGAAGACTGAAAGGCTGGAGAGCCCACCCCCCGGCCCAGGAAATGGAGGTGCCCTGGACCTGACAGCGGGCCACCCTGGGCGGCCACTCATCAAGGAGGAGGCCCCTTTCAGCCTGCTGTTCCTGAGCAGAGAGCGGG GTCCCAGCCACAGCACACCTAGCCTGGCCTCCAGCCCTGCGCCCACCATGATCAAAATGGAAGTGAACGGTCACAGCAAGGCCATCGCACTGGGTGAGGGCCCAGCCCTACCAGCTGGAGTCCAGGTCCCCACTGGGCCCCAGACAGTGATGAGCCCTAGCCTGGCTCCCATGCTGGCACCCCCACCACGACGAACACCCAAGCAACACAACTGTCAGTCATGTGGGAAGACCTTCTCCTCCGCCAGTGCCCTGCAGATCCATGAACGCACCCACACTGGGGAGAAGCCCTTCGGTTGCACCATCTGCGGCAGGGCCTTCACCACCAAGGGCAATCTCAAG GTACACATGGGCACCCACATGTGGAACAATGCACCTGCAAGGCGTGGCCGCCGCCTGTCTGTGGAAAACCCCATGGCCCTGCTCGGTGGTGACGCTCTGAAGTTCTCTGAGATGTTCCAGAAGGACCTGGCGGCTCGGGCCATGAACGTTGACCCCAGCTTTTGGAACCAGTATGCCGCTGCCATCACCAATGGACTTGCCATGAAGAACAATGAGATTTCTGTCATCCAGAATGGAGGCATTCCTCAGCTCCCAGTAAGTCTAGGCGGAGGTGCCATCCCGCCTTTGGGTGCCATGGCTGGTGGGGTGGACAAGACGCGCACTGGCAGTAGCCCGCCCATTGTCAGCTTGGACAAAACAAGCTCAGAGACGGGAGCCAGCCGGCCATTCACAAGGTTCATTGAGGATAACAAGGAGATTGGAATAAACTAG